A single genomic interval of Arctopsyche grandis isolate Sample6627 chromosome 8, ASM5162203v2, whole genome shotgun sequence harbors:
- the LOC143915591 gene encoding ribitol 5-phosphate transferase FKRP, translated as MRLRIFKCRCRYAIVICFINIFILCLLWKLFYPWTEVSSNPVTSIPAPQPSKAPNRHITKMITIVLRQFENFENDVAPTLQSILMLLPNIQIIVVSDNPPYPPFEFTVPNTTLKNVKVVNLQVNLLSNPREFNPLTYIKTKYVLFLPDSMRITSRQNIQHMLNYITKHPRENVVAPFSSTKFLNCQKLDLNLKEWSLKYEQTKQDTGCDAIVGKHALLMTTDTLRLLPKPFMLPFPESLYLQMVVKYIKVHIITDSSFSDGRPLFRSQPSRQHLRILESNRRVSMYQAVGIKKIIRESGSIEWHGCTRDSERCFPPVVGMPSYLAIGRWTPPCCLAHLRRTLRHTLSALQQAGARCWLEGATLLGAVRKSDILPWSSHLEIGINEADVVRVQWLMRASNRGGAQDPQGFLWEKATQGDYYRVLFSKRNRLHVNILPFRQKNGTMTKDTWFVEHQSDFPDHFLHPMSSIELAGKQMPCPNNVRDFLEHKFGKGIIEQVKKPGSNLPYP; from the exons ATGCGGCTGCGTATTTTCAAATGCAGATGCCGATATGCGATTGTAATATGCTTCATAAACATCTTCATATTGTGCCTATTGTGGAAACTCTTCTACCCATGGACAGAAGTGAGCAGCAACCCCGTGACCTCAATACCAGCCCCCCAACCTTCGAAAGCACCCAACAGGCACATCACCAAAATGATCACCATCGTGCTGAGACAGTTCGAAAATTTCGAAAACGACGTAGCACCCACTCTACAGTCCATACTGATGCTGCTACCCAACATTCAGATCATCGTCGTGTCCGACAATCCTCCATACCCGCCATTCGAGTTCACAGTTCCTAATACAACGTTGAAAAACGTCAAAGTTGTAAATTTACAAGTGAATCTTCTGTCCAATCCGAGGGAATTCAACCCTTTGACTTATATCAAAACTAAGTATGTCCTCTTCTTACCTGATTCGATGCGAATAACTTCCCGTCAGAACATTCAGCACATGTTGAATTATATAACTAAGCATCCCAGAGAAAACGTAGTAGCACCTTTCTCAAGTACGAAATTTCTAAACTGCCAGAAGTTGGATTTAAATCTCAAAGAATGGTCTTTGAAGTATGAGCAAACTAAGCAGGACACGGGTTGCGATGCAATTGTTGGAAAACATGCTCTTTTGATGACGACCGATACGCTCAGACTACTCCCAAAACCGTTTATGTTGCCGTTTCCAGAATCTTTATATTTGCAAATGGTTGTCAAATACAtcaag GTACACATCATTACTGATTCGTCATTTTCTGATGGTCGGCCGCTGTTTCGCTCTCAACCTTCTAGGcaacatttacgtatattagaAAGCAATAGAAGAGTATCAATGTACCAAGCTGTTgggattaaaaaaattattagagAAAGTGGAAGCATTGAATGGCACGGATGCACAAGAGATTCAGAA AGATGTTTCCCACCTGTTGTTGGAATGCCTTCCTATTTGGCTATCGGACGATGGACTCCGCCTTGTTGCCTTGCTCATCTTCGTCGAACTTTGCGTCACACTTTGTCTGCTTTACAACAAGCTGGTGCTAGGTGTTGGCTTGAAGGTGCAACATTGTTGGGCGCTGTTAGAAA gaGTGATATTTTACCATGGTCTTCTCATCTCGAGATTGGGATTAACGAAGCCGATGTTGTAAGAGTTCAATGGCTTATGAGAGCTTCAAACCGTGGCGGTGCACAAGATCCCCAAGGATTTCTCTGGGAAAAGGCTACCCAAGGAGATTATTATAGGGTGCTTTTTAGCAAACGCAACCGCCTCCATGTCAACATATTACCATTCCGGCAAAAAAATGGGACTATGACGAAGGACACTTGGTTCGTTGAACACCAGTCTGACTTTCCAGATCATTTTCTTCATCCTATGTCCAGCATAGAATTGGCTGGTAAACAAATGCCATGTCCAAATAATGTTCGAGATTTTTTGGAACATAAATTCGGAAAAGGTATCATTGAACAGGTTAAAAAGCCAGGTTCCAATCTCCCCTATccatga